Genomic DNA from Filimonas effusa:
GCTGGTAAGCTCGCCTTTGCGTTGTGTGCCATAACCTACAACCACTACTTCGTTCAGGCTGGCGTTTACGGGCACCAGTTTCACCTGCAATTCCTGCGATTCAGCATTGACAGTAACTTGTGCGGTTTCGTATCCTACATAAGATATTTCGAGTGTCACCGGCAGTTTGCTTACTGTAAGTTTAAAGCTGCCATCGTCTTTGGAAACAGTATTATGCCCGGCTTGTTTGTCGGCGATGGTAGCGCCTGCAAGCGGCTCGCCCTGCTGGCCCTGAACTTTACCGGAGACGGTAATAGCGGGCTGTGCGGCGAGCAGGAGCATACTGGCTTCTCTCTTTTCTTTGAGTACGATCATTTTGTCGATAAGTGCATAGGTAAAGGGCTGATCTTTAAAGCACATATCCAACAATTGTTCGAGCGAGACCTTTGTAGCAACAAAGTTCACAGACCTGCTTTTTTTAAGCATGCTGGCTGTATATACGAAGGAGTAGCCGGTTTGTTTACTGATATCGGTGAACACCTTTTTTAGCGGGACATTACTGGCTTCATAAGATATTTGTTGCGGCAGTCCTTCAGCGGCAATGGCAACAGAAAATACGAACATCAATACAATCGTTAATTTCATAATCAAAAGGGTTTTGATTACGTTCTTTTGCGCCGCCTGCCTGAATTGGCGGCAAACATAAAATGGCATAGCTTTGAATTGAATTGGTTGAACAATAGGAGACGTGAGAAATTTTCATTGGCTTAACCAATTGCTACCGGGATTCCGCGGCAAACGGGATTCCGGTTCTTTATTATTGGGGCCAAGCCACCGGGAGAGCGGCACATAACGGCCCGTAACGCTTGTTTGAACAAGGTCATTTTTTTCATTTGGCAAACTGTTTATGCGTATATAAGAAGCTAAGGATCTACAATAATTTTTTTCCCTTGTATGGTGAAGTGTACTTTTCCTGTTAATTCCAATGCTGTTAGCACATTAGCCAACCTCACCCTCCTGGAAGGCTGTGCGTAAAAGCGTTCGTTGTTTACGGAATGAAATTCGACTTCGACGTCGTACCAGCGGGCAATTTGCCTCATCACAGTTTCGATGCTTTCATTTTCGAAATAGAAGAAGCCATTTTTCCATGCCATTGCTTCAGCGATATTTGCCGCTTTTTCCACTTTAATATTTCCCTGATCCGTTAACCTGGACTGCTGCCCGGGCTGAAGCATAACCGATTCGCCTCCATGACTAACCTTTACGCCACCTTCGAGCAGAGTAGTTTTCACGTAAGCTTCTTCGTTATAAGCCATGATATTAAAGTGAGTGCCGGTGACGTATACCTCCTGCCCTTTTGCGATTACGATGAATGGTTTTTTGGAACCATTGGGAAGGCTGGCAGCAGCCACTTCGAAATAGGCTTCGCCGGTAAGTTCCACTCTTCTTTCGTTGCCGGCAAACACTGCGGGAAATTTGAGTGCTGAAGCGGCGTTAAGCCACACTATCGTGCCATCGGAAAGTTTTACCTGGTACTGCCCTCCTCTTTGGGTGGAAACAGTATTGGCATATAACTGGTTATCGGGCAGAGAAGCAGATTGGCATTCGTACTCGAGGCGGTTAGGGGCTGCTTCTATCAAGGCGTTTCCCTGCGTGGCAAGCCGGCCATTAGCGACACTATCCAATAAGATCACGGTTCCATTAGCGAGTGTAAGCTGTGCTTTTCCTTGCGCCGGCGGTGTTGAAAGCAGTCTATTTTCAGCTGTAACAAGCGGTGTACTGTAGTCGCCGCCAGGCTTTTTAATCATCCAGATACGTGCTCCTAGCACTATCAAGGCAATCACCGCTGCGGCAGCCGTCCATTGCCATAAGCGCCTTATGGGTGCACGCTGTGTATTTTGTGCTGCGTGTACCTTTTCGAGCAATTGTTCTCTCAGCTTTTCAGCGCTTTTTTCGCTGATACGCAGCTGGGGATTTTGGGGTATTGTACCAAAATCGTCACGCATTTGCTGCAGCAGCAGGCGGTTAGGGGCACTGGTACGCAGCCATTCCATTACCTCCTGATACTGCTCAGGTGTGCAGCGGTTTTCGAGATAAAGGATCAGCAATTGTTTCATATGGCCGTTTTGGGCAGACATATTCGTGGATAGTTATTGTTCTGTATATATATAATATCCCTGACAAGAAAGACAGGGTGGGTGGTTTATCATTTTTTTTCAAAAAAAAGTATACAGCAGTAAATAAAGGAGGACAGATTCTACCTGATAACATTGAAAGATAAATTCCCTGATGAACCTGGTGCCGAGGACCATATGTTCTTTTACCGTATTGCGGGATATATGTAACTGCGCCGCAACTTCATCGTAAGTGCATCCCTCCTGGCGGCATAACCTGAACACTTTTTTACGCTGAACGGGGAGGCGTTCGACGGCATTTTCGAACAGGCGCTGGTATTCTACCCAAAGCGCCATGGCCTGAGGATCTTCGGTAGTTGCGGCGAGGCTGCCTGCCAATACCAGGATCTTTTCGTCGTCGGCCGCTATTTTCCTGAATGTCTTAAAGACTTTATTACGGGCGATCTTATATAGATAAGCGCTAAAGGTGGCACCGGGCCGCAGTTGTTTTCTTACCTCCCATAATTTCATAAAAACTTCCTGCAGGATATCTTCCGCCAACTGTGGCGACTTGAGATAGCGCAAAATAAATGCGTATAAAGATTCGTGGTAACGCTTATAAATAATATCGAAGGCGGCCACATCACCTTGTTGCAGCCTGAGGACAAGTTCGTTATCGTTGTAAGCAGTCAATGGCGTACGGGAGAATACATGACAAGAATCTTCGTTCAAACAAATGTAAGAAAAGTTAAGGACCTGCTTTAAATTTCGTGTTTTGTAAAAAAGCTGCGCTAAACCGGCTTCTATTTGCAGACAACAGCAATAGTTACTATTTTCATGCCATGTCGGGAAATTCTCTGTTTTTGCCTCTTTTGAACATAATAAAGCGCCTTTTACATATCGGAATCACACCGATACTTTCGTTCCAGGAGCGCAGAAGGATCCTCGTTCTCAATGCGGCAGGCTTATTCGGAGGCACCTCTTCCATGATCATGTTTTTTTTTAACCTGTATTATAAAATATACGCCCTGTCTTTGCTGAACATTGTTACCTGGATAACGGGTTATAGCGTATTCTTCATTCACCGTTCGGCCTACAGCAAACCGTTGTTGATGGCAGTGGGCTGTATTTATTCACTGGCAGCCGCAGCCAGCGCTATTTTGTATCATAACAGTGTAGAGTACTTTCTTTT
This window encodes:
- a CDS encoding FecR family protein, producing MKQLLILYLENRCTPEQYQEVMEWLRTSAPNRLLLQQMRDDFGTIPQNPQLRISEKSAEKLREQLLEKVHAAQNTQRAPIRRLWQWTAAAAVIALIVLGARIWMIKKPGGDYSTPLVTAENRLLSTPPAQGKAQLTLANGTVILLDSVANGRLATQGNALIEAAPNRLEYECQSASLPDNQLYANTVSTQRGGQYQVKLSDGTIVWLNAASALKFPAVFAGNERRVELTGEAYFEVAAASLPNGSKKPFIVIAKGQEVYVTGTHFNIMAYNEEAYVKTTLLEGGVKVSHGGESVMLQPGQQSRLTDQGNIKVEKAANIAEAMAWKNGFFYFENESIETVMRQIARWYDVEVEFHSVNNERFYAQPSRRVRLANVLTALELTGKVHFTIQGKKIIVDP
- a CDS encoding RNA polymerase sigma factor produces the protein MNEDSCHVFSRTPLTAYNDNELVLRLQQGDVAAFDIIYKRYHESLYAFILRYLKSPQLAEDILQEVFMKLWEVRKQLRPGATFSAYLYKIARNKVFKTFRKIAADDEKILVLAGSLAATTEDPQAMALWVEYQRLFENAVERLPVQRKKVFRLCRQEGCTYDEVAAQLHISRNTVKEHMVLGTRFIREFIFQCYQVESVLLYLLLYTFF